DNA sequence from the Methylacidiphilum kamchatkense Kam1 genome:
TAGTCAAAAGGAAAACATTAATCCTTGTTGCTGGCGGAATTGGACTACCTCCTCTTTTGCCACTCCTTTATATGGCTCAAAAAAACAAGGAGTATTTTAAAAATCTGATTCTTCTCTATGGTGCTAGGACAAAGGACGATCTTCTTTTTATGCCTTTACTTCATCAACTGAGAGCAGAGCAAATAATCACCTTGCATGTTTCAGTGGACCGCCCTAGTCGTGATTGGAAAGGTCATGTAGGCACAGTGACAACCCTTATCCCTTCCATTAGTTTTGATAATAAAGAGACTTTTGTGTTCAGTTGTGGCCCTGAAATTATGATGCGATTTATGGCTAGAGCCTTCATTCAAAAAAACCTCCCTAGGGAACATATCTTTTTTTCTATGGAAAGGAATATGAAATGCGCTATTGGAATTTGTGGACATTGCCAGCTTTCCCCCTTTTTTATATGCAAGGATGGCCCGGTTTTCCCATATGAAAAAATTGAGCACTTATTGACTGTTGAAGAATTATAACGCATAACGGACCCTGTAAGGCATCAGCAGAATATTGCTGATAGAAAATCTCGCAAAGGACCAAAGAAAGTTCTTTTGTAGACTCTTAGACCAAGTCATATCCTTGCAGGATCTTTCTTTCTGTTTTCAAACTTTTTAGATATAAGGAAGGACTAAAGATGGATCCTACGGCCCTTTCAGTTAAGTCCAAAGGCCTCAAATTCTTTCGTTTCCTTCTTTCTAGGCATCCTAAGAATATATTCGTTGCTTCCTTATCTTTCATATGTCCATAATATTTTATTTAAGCAATCGACCCTTATTTATCGCGACAGTGAAAGTGTGATGATGAAAAAGATAGCTGTTTGGAAATTTACATCCTGTGATGGGTGTCAGCTTTCCCTATTAGACCTTGAAGATGAGCTTTTAGAATTAGATAAAAATTTTGTTATCTCCTATTTTTTAGAAGCCAGCAGTCGGTCCCCAGAGCCACCTTTCGATATATCTCTTGTCGAAGGCTCAATAACTACCGAAGAGGCAAAAAGAAAAATCATCGAAATCCGAAACCAGTCTACCGTTTTGGTAACCATAGGAGCCTGCGCAACAGCTGGAGGCATTCAAGCACTAAGAAATTTCGCTTCTCTCCAAACAGCAAAAGAAAGAGTTTATCCCCACCCTGAACTCATTGATGTTCTTCCTACCTCTTTACCTATCTCCCAGTATGTACAGGTAGATTATGAACTCCAAGGCTGTCCTATCAACAAACAACAGCTCCTTTCTGTTTTATATTCCTACTTACTTGGCTTCCGTCCATCTTTAAATTCTGGAAGCGTTTGTATGGAATGCAAAATGAGAGGCACTCCCTGTGTTATGGTGACTTCTAAGACACTATGTCTTGGCCCAGTAACTCATGCTGGTTGTGGAGCAATTTGTCCAAGCTTTGGAAGAGGTTGTTATGGCTGTTACGGACCAAAAGAAACACCGAATAGTCCATCTCTTTCTCGATGGGCAAAAGAAAAATTACAGATTGAGCCTACTGCTTTAAAACAGGCTTTTCATACCTTTAATTGTATAGCCGATGGATTCAAAAGATTTGATGAAGAAGACTGAGTCACAAAAGATCCTTTCTGTTTCTGCATTGGCGCGAGTTGAGGGCGAAGGGGGGCTTTTCATTAAAATGAATAATGGGAAGGTCACAAGCTGCGAATTAAAAATCTTTGAAGCGCCCCGTTTTTTTGAGTCATTATTAATTGGCAGGAATTTTCATGAACCTCCTGACATTACTTCAAGGATCTGTGGAATCTGTCCTGTTGCTTATCTTATAAGTTCTATAGCAGCGATTGAAGATGCCTGTCAGGTGCAAATTCCTGAATATATCTGGAATCTTCGCCGACTGCTCTACTGTGGGGAATGGATTGAAAGCCATAGCCTACATGTTTTCTTTCTTCATGCCCCTGGGTTTCTGGGATACCCAAGTCTTATGGAAATGGCGAAGGATTATCCTAAAGAGGCTGCATGGGCACTTCAGATGAAAAAGGCAGGCAATACTCTCATCCAGAAGATTGGTGGTAGAGAAATTCATCCTGTCAATGTTCGTATAGGGGATTCTATAGTTCTCCCAAAAAATTAGAACTTCGATCCCTTCTAGATACTTTAAAAAGAGGCTTGGACCATAGCCTATTAGCCTTACAATGGATAGGTTTGAAATTTAATTTTCCTGATTTCAAGAGGAATTATACCTATGTAGGATTAAAACATCCTAAGCAATATCCGATTGAAAGAGGGATAATCAGTTGTGAGGACTCTCAATTCGATGCCAAGGAATTTGAAAAGAATTTTATAGAAGAACAAACAACCTATTCCAATGCTCTTAGATGGAAGGCTACCAATTCTCGATCCTGTCTTGCTGGTCCACTGGCTAGATACCATTTAAACTATTCTTTGTTCCCTGCTTTTTTAAAAGAAAAACTG
Encoded proteins:
- a CDS encoding NADH-quinone oxidoreductase subunit B family protein gives rise to the protein MKKIAVWKFTSCDGCQLSLLDLEDELLELDKNFVISYFLEASSRSPEPPFDISLVEGSITTEEAKRKIIEIRNQSTVLVTIGACATAGGIQALRNFASLQTAKERVYPHPELIDVLPTSLPISQYVQVDYELQGCPINKQQLLSVLYSYLLGFRPSLNSGSVCMECKMRGTPCVMVTSKTLCLGPVTHAGCGAICPSFGRGCYGCYGPKETPNSPSLSRWAKEKLQIEPTALKQAFHTFNCIADGFKRFDEED
- a CDS encoding nickel-dependent hydrogenase large subunit: MKKTESQKILSVSALARVEGEGGLFIKMNNGKVTSCELKIFEAPRFFESLLIGRNFHEPPDITSRICGICPVAYLISSIAAIEDACQVQIPEYIWNLRRLLYCGEWIESHSLHVFFLHAPGFLGYPSLMEMAKDYPKEAAWALQMKKAGNTLIQKIGGREIHPVNVRIGDSIVLPKN
- a CDS encoding FAD/NAD(P)-binding protein, with protein sequence MDHLPDFPENPFIPKPFVIEENKRESPSVFSLYLRPIDQVPFYFLPGQFNMLSAIGGGEAAISIASDPANPHILIHTIRIVGNVTKALSKLDKNDFVLVRGPYGRGWPIDLVKRKTLILVAGGIGLPPLLPLLYMAQKNKEYFKNLILLYGARTKDDLLFMPLLHQLRAEQIITLHVSVDRPSRDWKGHVGTVTTLIPSISFDNKETFVFSCGPEIMMRFMARAFIQKNLPREHIFFSMERNMKCAIGICGHCQLSPFFICKDGPVFPYEKIEHLLTVEEL